Proteins co-encoded in one Quercus robur chromosome 8, dhQueRobu3.1, whole genome shotgun sequence genomic window:
- the LOC126696148 gene encoding uncharacterized protein LOC126696148, with the protein MCRVFPTTLKGPARVWFGRLTPNSINTFKELSAQFTSHFIGGHRYKRSTACLMSIKQREDETLRAYITCFNKEALSIDEADDKILVAAFTSGLRKGKFLFSLYKNDPKTMADVLYRATKYMNTEDALLAREEKPKKRERQEDMRQDRGRKVARTGDQRDDRRFRPPIGRFTNFTPLTAPIDQVLMQIKDKGALTFPGKLKGDPNKRPRDKYCRFHRDHGHDTANCYDLKQQIEALIRQGKLQRFVSREKTDKPEEQTP; encoded by the coding sequence ATGTGCAGAGTGTTCCCAACCACACTGAAGGGACCTGCGAGGGTTTGGTTCGGTAGACTGACACCGAATTCCATCAATACTTTCAAGGAGTTGAGCGCCCAGTTCACCTCCCACTTCATTGGCGGACATCGGTACAAGAGGTCCACCGCGTGCTTGATGAGCATCAAGCAACGAGAAGACGAGACGTTGCGAGCCTACATAACCTGCTTCAACAAAGAAGCCCTTTCGATCGACGAAGCGGATGATAAGATACTGGTAGCCGCATTTACAAGCGGGTTGAGGAAGGGGAAGTTCTTGTTTTCCTTGTACAAGAACGACCCGAAGACCATGGCGGATGTACTCTATAGGGCTACCAAGTATATGAATACAGAAGACGCACTGTTGGCCCGCGAAGAGAAACCTAAGAAGAGGGAGAGGCAGGAGGATATGCGACAAGATAGGGGGCGAAAGGTCGCTAGAACCGGGGATCAGCGTGATGACAGGCGCTTCAGACCCCCCATAGGAAGATTCACCAATTTCACCCCATTAACCGCCCCAATcgaccaagtactgatgcaaaTCAAAGATAAAGGAGCATTGACATTCCCAGGGAAGTTGAAAGGAGATCCCAACAAACGACCGAGggacaagtattgtcgctttcACCGGGACCACGGGCATGACACTGCCAACTGCTACGACCtgaagcagcagattgaggcACTGATCAGACAGGGAAAGTTACAAAGGTTCGTTAGCAGGGAAAAGACCGACAAACCGGAAGAGCAGACCCCATGA
- the LOC126696149 gene encoding uncharacterized protein LOC126696149 — protein MIIGGTVAAGSSKKARKTYLRTVHSIQLTGSIPKMPRIGNPVVHFSEDDARRLHHPHDDALVVSLQIGDYNMHRVLVDNGSSADILYYPAFQQIRIDRELLSPTNAPLVGFGGAKIFPLGAITVTVTAGDYPQQITKEVTFLVVDCSSAYNAILGRPTLNSWKAVTSTYHLMIKFPTEYGVGELRGNQVAARECYIAMIEMEDQQQTMCIGKQKVTADPVEELEEVRLDDARPERMTKIGTLASWPVRQTITTFLRSNQDVFAWNHEDMPGIDPSIMVHRLNVSPSFPPVRQKKRAFAQERDKAIVEEVQKLLGAGFIREVYYPDWLANVVMVKKANGNWRMCVDFTDLNRACPKDSYPLPRIDTLVDSTARHQLLSFMDAFSGYNQIRMDVSDQEKTSFITSQGLFCYKVMPFGLKNAGATYQRLMNKMFARQIGRNVQVYVDDMLVKSLREKDHLDDLRETFDTLR, from the coding sequence ATGATAATAGGGGGCACAGTTGCAGCCGGGTCTTCCAAAAAAGCCCGCAAAACCTACCTTAGGACAGTTCATAGCATCCAACTCACAGGATCCATACCGAAGATGCCACGAATAGGTAACCCCGTCGTACACTTTTCAGAGGATGATGCTCGGAGACTCCACCATCCTCATGACGATGCACTGGTGGTCAGCCTACAGATTGGTGATTATAATATGCATCGGGTACTCGTCGACAACGGCAGCTCAGCGGACATCCTGTACTATCCAGCGTTCCAACAGATAAGAATTGACAGGGAACTATTGTCCCCAACGAACGCCCCACTCGTAGGATTTGGGGGCGCAAagatattccctttgggcgcaatAACTGTAACAGTGACAGCAGGTGACTATCCTCAGCAAATCACCAAGGAAGTAACATTTCTCGTGGTCGACTGCTCGTCcgcctacaacgctatcctcggtCGACCAACTCTCAATTCCTGGAAGGCGGTAACTTCGACGTACCACCTAATGATTAAATTCCCGACGGAGTacggggtaggagagctacgggGAAATCAAGTCGCTGCCCGAGAGTGCTATATTGCCATGATAGAAATGGAGGATCAACAGCAGACGATGTGTATCGGGAAACAGAAAGTAACGGCAGACCCAGTTGAAGAGCTAGAAGAAGTAAGACTGGATGACGCACGGCCTGAACGGATGACCAAAATCGGCACGCTAGCCAGTTGGCCGGTGCGACAGACGATCACCACTTTCCTAAGAAGTAACCAAGACGTCTTCGCATGGAACCATGAAGACATGCCGGGTATTGACCCGTCAATCATGGTCCACAGGTTGAATGTGTCACCCTCTTTTCCTCCAGTCCGGCAAAAGAAACGAGCCTTCGCCCAGGAGCGGGATAAGGCCATAGTCGAGGAAGTTCAGAAGTTACTAGGGGCAGGTTTCATCAGAGAAGTATACTATCCTGACTGGCTGGCGAACGTCGTTATGGTGAAGAAGGCAAACGGGAATTGGcggatgtgtgtagacttcacggacctcaacAGAGCTTGCCCCAAAGACAGCTACCCGCTCCCACGGATAGATACCCTGGTGGATTCAACTGCAAGACATCAGCtcctaagcttcatggacgctttctcgggctACAACCAGATCCGGATGGATGTATCTGATCAAGAAAAAACCTCCTTCATCACCAGCCAGGGATTATTCTGctacaaggtaatgcctttcGGACTCAAGAACGCCGGAGCAACGTACCAGaggctaatgaacaagatgtttgcacGTCAGATAGGCAGGAACGTTCAGGTTTACGTTGACGACATGTTAGTCAAAAGCCTGCGCGAAAAAGATCATCTAGACGACCTCCGAGAAACGTTCGACACACTTCGGTAG
- the LOC126695212 gene encoding heterogeneous nuclear ribonucleoprotein 1 isoform X2, with amino-acid sequence MQSDSGKLFIGGISWDTNEERLKEYFSSYGEVVEAVIMKDRTTGRARGFGFVVFADPTVADRVIKEKHNIDGRMVEAKKAVPRDDQNILSRSSGSIHGSPGPGRTRKIFVGGLASTVTESDFKKYFDQFGTITDVVVMYDHNTQRPRGFGFITYDSEEAVDKVLIKSFHELNGKMVEVKRAVPKELSPGPSRSPLGNYYGLNRVNNLLNGYPQGYTPTTVGGYGLRMDGRFSPVGGGRSGGFPPFGSGYGMGVNFEPGLSPGFGGSANFSSNLSYGRGLNPYYGNSNRFTSPLAYDGGNGGSTSFFSSMTRNLWGSGGLNYGTSSASSSAYLGSGSGSIGGSTFGNAGVNWGSLGISAQGGSNNAPNNSGNFGYGGGEDSYGLGTGGYGRNSGTNTAPTSSYAASTGGFDGDFADFYNSGSVYGDTTWRSSNAERDGSGPFGYGLGSAAPDVSAKTSPSYVGGYSVNKRQSNRG; translated from the exons ATGCAATCTGATAGTGGCAAGTTATTTATTGGTGGGATATCTTGGGACACAAATGAAGAGCGTCTCAAGGAGTATTTTAGTTCATATGGTGAGGTGGTAGAAGCTGTTATTATGAAGGATCGGACCACAGGTCGTGCTCGAGGTTTTGGCTTTGTTGTTTTTGCCGACCCGACTGTTGCGGATAGAGTCATAAAGGAGAAGCACAACATAGATGGAAGGATG GTTGAGGCAAAAAAGGCTGTTCCTAGGGATGACCAAAACATTTTGAGTAGAAGCAGTGGTAGCATCCATGGCTCTCCAGGTCCTGGCCGCACTAGAAAGATATTTGTTGGAGGTTTAGCATCCACAGTCACAGAGAGTGACTTCAAGAAGTATTTTGATCAGTTTGGCACAATCACTGATGTTGTGGTGATGTATGATCACAACACCCAGAGGCCTAGAGGCTTTGGATTTATCACTTATGATTCAGAGGAAGCAGTGGACAAGGTTTTGATCAAGAGTTTTCATGAACTAAATGGTAAAATGGTTGAGGTCAAGCGTGCAGTTCCCAAAGAGTTATCACCTGGTCCCAGTCGCAGCCCACTTGGTAACTACTATGGTCTGAATAGGGTCAATAACTTACTTAATGGCTACCCTCAAGGATATACTCCAACTACAGTTGGAGGATATGGACTTAGGATGGATGGTAGATTCAGTCCAGTTGGTGGTGGCCGAAGTGGTGGTTTTCCTCCATTTGGTTCTGGTTATGGAATGGGTGTGAATTTTGAGCCAGGGTTGAGCCCAGGTTTTGGGGGGAGTGCAAATTTTAGTAGTAATCTCAGCTATGGACGGGGATTGAACCCTTATTATGGTAATTCAAATAGGTTTACTAGTCCACTTGCATATGATGGTGGTAATGGAGGAAGCACTTCCTTTTTCAGCTCTATGACTCGGAATCTGTGGGGGAGTGGGGGGCTTAATTATGGCACAAGCTCTGCAAGTTCCAGTGCATACCTGGGATCAGGAAGTGGGAGCATTGGGGGAAGCACATTTGGTAATGCTGGAGTAAATTGGGGTTCTTTGGGAATCTCTGCTCAAGGTGGAAGTAACAATGCCCCTAACAATAGTGGAAATTTTGGTTATGGAGGTGGTGAGGACAGTTATGGCTTGGGAACGGGAGGGTATGGAAGAAACAGTGGTACCAATACGGCCCCAACATCATCTTATGCTGCATCAACAGGTGGTTTTGATGGGGACTTTGCAGACTTCTATAATAGTGGTTCTGTATACGGGGACACCACTTGGCGATCATCAAATGCTGAACGAGATGGGTCTGGTCCCTTTGGTTATGGACTTGGCAGTGCAGCTCCTGATGTTTCTGCTAAAACTTCTCCTAGTTATGTTGGTGGTTATAGTGTTAATAAGAGACAGTCAAATAGAG GTTGA
- the LOC126695212 gene encoding heterogeneous nuclear ribonucleoprotein 1 isoform X1 → MQSDSGKLFIGGISWDTNEERLKEYFSSYGEVVEAVIMKDRTTGRARGFGFVVFADPTVADRVIKEKHNIDGRMVEAKKAVPRDDQNILSRSSGSIHGSPGPGRTRKIFVGGLASTVTESDFKKYFDQFGTITDVVVMYDHNTQRPRGFGFITYDSEEAVDKVLIKSFHELNGKMVEVKRAVPKELSPGPSRSPLGNYYGLNRVNNLLNGYPQGYTPTTVGGYGLRMDGRFSPVGGGRSGGFPPFGSGYGMGVNFEPGLSPGFGGSANFSSNLSYGRGLNPYYGNSNRFTSPLAYDGGNGGSTSFFSSMTRNLWGSGGLNYGTSSASSSAYLGSGSGSIGGSTFGNAGVNWGSLGISAQGGSNNAPNNSGNFGYGGGEDSYGLGTGGYGRNSGTNTAPTSSYAASTGGFDGDFADFYNSGSVYGDTTWRSSNAERDGSGPFGYGLGSAAPDVSAKTSPSYVGGYSVNKRQSNRGIAA, encoded by the exons ATGCAATCTGATAGTGGCAAGTTATTTATTGGTGGGATATCTTGGGACACAAATGAAGAGCGTCTCAAGGAGTATTTTAGTTCATATGGTGAGGTGGTAGAAGCTGTTATTATGAAGGATCGGACCACAGGTCGTGCTCGAGGTTTTGGCTTTGTTGTTTTTGCCGACCCGACTGTTGCGGATAGAGTCATAAAGGAGAAGCACAACATAGATGGAAGGATG GTTGAGGCAAAAAAGGCTGTTCCTAGGGATGACCAAAACATTTTGAGTAGAAGCAGTGGTAGCATCCATGGCTCTCCAGGTCCTGGCCGCACTAGAAAGATATTTGTTGGAGGTTTAGCATCCACAGTCACAGAGAGTGACTTCAAGAAGTATTTTGATCAGTTTGGCACAATCACTGATGTTGTGGTGATGTATGATCACAACACCCAGAGGCCTAGAGGCTTTGGATTTATCACTTATGATTCAGAGGAAGCAGTGGACAAGGTTTTGATCAAGAGTTTTCATGAACTAAATGGTAAAATGGTTGAGGTCAAGCGTGCAGTTCCCAAAGAGTTATCACCTGGTCCCAGTCGCAGCCCACTTGGTAACTACTATGGTCTGAATAGGGTCAATAACTTACTTAATGGCTACCCTCAAGGATATACTCCAACTACAGTTGGAGGATATGGACTTAGGATGGATGGTAGATTCAGTCCAGTTGGTGGTGGCCGAAGTGGTGGTTTTCCTCCATTTGGTTCTGGTTATGGAATGGGTGTGAATTTTGAGCCAGGGTTGAGCCCAGGTTTTGGGGGGAGTGCAAATTTTAGTAGTAATCTCAGCTATGGACGGGGATTGAACCCTTATTATGGTAATTCAAATAGGTTTACTAGTCCACTTGCATATGATGGTGGTAATGGAGGAAGCACTTCCTTTTTCAGCTCTATGACTCGGAATCTGTGGGGGAGTGGGGGGCTTAATTATGGCACAAGCTCTGCAAGTTCCAGTGCATACCTGGGATCAGGAAGTGGGAGCATTGGGGGAAGCACATTTGGTAATGCTGGAGTAAATTGGGGTTCTTTGGGAATCTCTGCTCAAGGTGGAAGTAACAATGCCCCTAACAATAGTGGAAATTTTGGTTATGGAGGTGGTGAGGACAGTTATGGCTTGGGAACGGGAGGGTATGGAAGAAACAGTGGTACCAATACGGCCCCAACATCATCTTATGCTGCATCAACAGGTGGTTTTGATGGGGACTTTGCAGACTTCTATAATAGTGGTTCTGTATACGGGGACACCACTTGGCGATCATCAAATGCTGAACGAGATGGGTCTGGTCCCTTTGGTTATGGACTTGGCAGTGCAGCTCCTGATGTTTCTGCTAAAACTTCTCCTAGTTATGTTGGTGGTTATAGTGTTAATAAGAGACAGTCAAATAGAG